One window of the Wenzhouxiangella sp. XN24 genome contains the following:
- a CDS encoding FAD/NAD(P)-binding oxidoreductase, translating to MKKHATHRFPWAASPEPDHSRRQFLRNAGMGITGAGLLGSGLLLGGEAAAVRTSAHVVIVGAGAAGLALANRLSRSLEGARLTIIDPRERHVYQPGLTLVATGIWNSPKVIDRNSDYMPRGVNWVKAQVIEYDPDANAVVTDAGERIAYDYLLIATGLQLDFAAIEGMSTELIGREGIGCVYDNPEHATRTWSMIESLVNDGGVGLFTRGPGGIKCAGAPLKVTMLTEDLLRRSGRRDAVQMIYNSPSAGLFSQPDINEFLKRHFPERDVALNWHHRLTGIEPEARRATFATPEGDVRLDYDFIHVVPPMRAPDPLFHSSLAWQSGPFADDGRWLEVDRHTMRHPRYPNVFGAGDCVGTPIGKTAASVKAQVPVVAHNLAQVIQGREEDARYDGYTSCPLITEKGKAILVEFDYELKMVPSFPFIDPLREHWAPWVMKDRMLHGAYNAMLRGRV from the coding sequence ATGAAGAAGCACGCAACGCATCGATTCCCTTGGGCCGCCTCCCCGGAGCCGGATCACTCCCGCCGACAGTTCCTGCGCAATGCCGGCATGGGCATCACCGGCGCCGGCTTGCTCGGTTCGGGCCTGTTACTCGGCGGAGAAGCCGCGGCAGTGCGAACGTCGGCACATGTCGTCATCGTCGGCGCCGGGGCGGCCGGCCTGGCACTCGCGAATCGCCTGTCGCGCAGCCTCGAGGGCGCCCGCCTCACGATCATCGATCCGCGCGAGCGCCATGTATACCAGCCGGGGCTGACGCTCGTGGCAACGGGTATCTGGAACAGCCCCAAGGTCATCGACCGCAACAGCGACTACATGCCGCGGGGCGTGAACTGGGTGAAGGCGCAAGTCATCGAGTATGACCCCGATGCCAACGCGGTGGTCACGGATGCGGGCGAGCGAATCGCCTACGATTACTTGCTGATCGCCACCGGCCTGCAGCTCGATTTCGCCGCCATCGAGGGCATGTCCACCGAGCTGATCGGCCGGGAGGGCATCGGGTGCGTCTACGACAACCCGGAACACGCTACCCGCACCTGGTCGATGATCGAGTCACTGGTGAACGATGGCGGGGTCGGCCTGTTCACGCGCGGCCCGGGCGGCATCAAGTGCGCCGGCGCGCCGCTCAAGGTCACGATGCTCACAGAAGATCTCCTGCGGCGCAGCGGGCGGCGCGATGCCGTACAGATGATCTACAACTCGCCCAGCGCCGGGCTGTTTTCGCAGCCGGACATCAACGAATTCCTGAAGCGGCATTTTCCAGAGCGCGATGTCGCGCTGAACTGGCACCACCGCCTGACAGGCATCGAGCCGGAAGCACGTCGAGCGACATTCGCCACGCCCGAGGGCGACGTGCGACTCGACTACGATTTCATCCATGTCGTGCCACCGATGCGCGCACCCGATCCTCTTTTCCACAGCTCGCTCGCCTGGCAGTCAGGGCCTTTCGCCGACGATGGCCGTTGGCTCGAGGTGGACCGTCACACGATGCGCCACCCTCGCTACCCGAACGTGTTCGGCGCAGGCGACTGTGTCGGAACGCCGATCGGCAAGACCGCCGCCAGCGTCAAGGCCCAGGTCCCGGTCGTGGCGCACAATCTCGCCCAGGTCATCCAGGGGCGTGAGGAAGACGCACGCTACGACGGCTATACCTCGTGTCCGCTGATCACGGAGAAGGGCAAGGCGATCCTCGTCGAATTCGATTACGAGTTGAAGATGGTCCCGTCGTTTCCCTTCATCGATCCGCTGCGGGAGCACTGGGCGCCATGGGTCATGAAAGACCGGATGCTGCACGGCGCTTACAACGCCATGCTGCGCGGCCGCGTCTGA
- a CDS encoding helix-turn-helix domain-containing protein, translating to MPDDDAQYHALIARRLEALGQPTRLAIFRRLVRAGPDGRTVGELQAALDVPASTLSFHLKRLIEVGLVYQERSGATLYCLCNHAVMQATVAFMLRECCTEAVGYKGQPRGGPLA from the coding sequence GTGCCTGATGATGACGCGCAGTACCACGCGCTGATCGCGCGACGCCTCGAGGCGCTCGGACAGCCCACCCGCCTGGCGATTTTCCGCCGGCTCGTGCGGGCCGGTCCCGACGGCCGCACCGTGGGGGAGCTGCAGGCGGCGCTCGACGTGCCCGCCTCGACGCTGTCCTTTCATCTCAAGCGCCTCATCGAAGTGGGGCTCGTCTACCAGGAACGCAGCGGCGCCACCCTGTACTGCCTGTGCAATCACGCGGTGATGCAGGCCACGGTTGCGTTCATGTTGCGCGAGTGCTGCACCGAAGCCGTGGGTTACAAGGGGCAACCACGCGGTGGACCGCTGGCGTGA
- a CDS encoding DNA-3-methyladenine glycosylase, with protein MTRLSHKFCQRDPVALARALLGQVLVRVDADGARLAGRIVETEAYLGVADRAAHSYGGRRTARNEAMWGPAGHAYVYFVYGMHYCMNIVAEGPGQPSAVLLRALEPLEGLEQMRRRRAAGRAVVLPDTALCSGPAKLAQALGVDRALDGADLVDGETLFLERGSRVPPTRIVVAPRIGVDYAGDWAERPLRFYVAGNPHVSRHFSG; from the coding sequence GTGACCCGGCTGAGCCACAAGTTCTGCCAGCGCGACCCCGTCGCCCTCGCCCGCGCCTTGCTCGGGCAGGTGCTGGTGCGCGTGGATGCGGACGGGGCGCGCCTCGCGGGGCGGATCGTCGAGACCGAGGCGTACCTGGGCGTGGCGGATCGCGCCGCACACAGTTACGGCGGGCGGCGCACGGCGCGCAATGAGGCGATGTGGGGGCCGGCGGGTCATGCCTACGTGTACTTCGTCTATGGCATGCATTACTGCATGAATATCGTGGCCGAGGGACCGGGGCAGCCGAGCGCCGTGCTGCTGCGGGCGCTCGAGCCGCTCGAGGGGCTGGAGCAGATGCGGCGGCGGCGGGCCGCTGGGCGGGCGGTGGTATTGCCGGACACGGCGCTATGCTCGGGGCCCGCGAAGCTCGCCCAGGCGCTCGGGGTCGATCGTGCGCTCGATGGTGCGGACTTGGTTGACGGGGAAACGCTGTTTCTCGAGCGCGGCAGCCGGGTTCCCCCGACGCGTATCGTGGTGGCGCCGCGAATCGGTGTGGACTACGCGGGGGACTGGGCCGAGCGGCCGCTGCGCTTCTACGTGGCCGGCAACCCGCACGTTAGCCGCCATTTTTCCGGGTGA
- a CDS encoding ADP-ribosylglycohydrolase family protein: MTIYRDRFRGCLLGGATGDALGAPVENMSRAGILERFGPSGITRYAEAHGGRGRITAATQMSLFTAEGLLRAWVRGCLEGHASVPEVTLRAYLRWLHTQRETTARHSAGAAQLPAGDGWLIQQAALHSRRSPGSTCLAALEEMRPGMLDDSPDEHGPRGTHGLPPDLTAPNNSKGPCALVRNAPIGLFMWLPRVRQTPQHAFQLGVDLAALTHGHPTGQLAAGALAALVLLLADGRPPGEALAETRRLVERYPRHTETLHAIEQAEILAGSELPHARALEELGGGQAAEEVLAIAIYCVLAGKSFAEVILLAVNHDGNSQATGAVAGNLAGARYGMAAIPADWLAPLELRAVICEIADDIYNYRTWDLGADARKPELAAMVVSKYPGR, encoded by the coding sequence ATGACCATCTACAGAGACCGATTTCGCGGCTGCCTGCTGGGCGGCGCGACGGGAGATGCGCTGGGCGCGCCTGTCGAGAACATGAGCCGCGCCGGGATCCTCGAGCGCTTCGGCCCGAGTGGCATCACCCGCTACGCCGAAGCCCATGGCGGTCGCGGGCGGATCACGGCTGCCACGCAGATGTCGCTGTTCACTGCCGAGGGCCTGTTGCGCGCCTGGGTCCGCGGCTGCCTCGAGGGCCATGCCAGCGTACCGGAGGTCACCCTGCGGGCGTACCTTCGCTGGCTCCATACCCAGCGCGAGACAACCGCGAGACATTCGGCCGGGGCCGCGCAGCTCCCAGCCGGAGATGGCTGGCTGATCCAGCAGGCCGCGCTGCACAGCCGGCGCAGTCCGGGCAGCACCTGTCTCGCCGCGCTCGAGGAAATGAGACCCGGCATGCTCGATGACTCGCCCGATGAACACGGACCCCGCGGCACGCATGGGCTGCCCCCGGACCTCACCGCCCCCAATAACAGCAAGGGCCCCTGCGCCCTCGTCCGCAACGCCCCGATCGGCCTGTTCATGTGGTTGCCGCGCGTCCGGCAGACCCCGCAACATGCGTTCCAGCTCGGCGTCGATCTCGCCGCGCTGACCCACGGCCATCCGACGGGCCAGCTCGCCGCCGGCGCACTCGCGGCGCTCGTGCTTCTGCTTGCCGACGGGCGGCCCCCCGGCGAGGCACTGGCCGAAACGCGTCGGCTGGTGGAACGCTACCCGCGCCACACCGAAACCCTCCACGCCATCGAACAGGCCGAGATCCTCGCGGGCAGCGAACTGCCTCATGCGCGCGCGCTGGAGGAACTGGGCGGCGGGCAGGCGGCCGAAGAGGTGCTGGCCATCGCGATCTATTGCGTGCTGGCCGGCAAGTCGTTCGCCGAGGTCATCCTGCTGGCGGTGAACCACGACGGCAATTCACAGGCCACGGGCGCGGTCGCGGGCAATCTCGCCGGCGCCCGTTACGGCATGGCCGCGATTCCCGCGGACTGGCTGGCCCCGCTGGAATTGCGCGCAGTTATCTGCGAGATCGCCGACGATATCTACAATTACCGCACATGGGATCTCGGCGCCGACGCCCGAAAGCCCGAACTGGCCGCCATGGTGGTGAGCAAATACCCGGGACGGTGA
- a CDS encoding type II toxin-antitoxin system VapC family toxin has translation MIVLDTHVLLWWLNGDSSLSSRARNAIRREQTGEHGSILVSAISAWEIAMLVQKERLALTMDVADWLDVAAATEGLRFVPLDSDLLLQSTRLPGAFHSDPADRMIVALARHLNVALVTSDQQIRSYKHVRTIW, from the coding sequence ATGATCGTCCTGGATACTCACGTCCTGCTCTGGTGGCTCAACGGAGATTCCTCGCTCTCATCCCGCGCGCGAAACGCTATCCGTCGTGAGCAAACAGGTGAACACGGCTCAATCCTGGTGTCCGCCATTTCCGCGTGGGAAATCGCCATGCTGGTGCAGAAGGAGCGACTGGCGCTGACGATGGACGTGGCGGACTGGCTGGATGTCGCCGCTGCAACCGAAGGACTTCGATTCGTGCCGCTGGACAGCGACTTGCTGCTGCAATCGACACGGTTACCTGGCGCGTTCCACAGCGATCCGGCCGATCGCATGATCGTCGCCCTGGCGCGACATCTCAATGTGGCGCTGGTGACGTCAGACCAGCAGATCCGCAGCTACAAGCACGTGCGCACGATCTGGTAA
- a CDS encoding DUF2788 domain-containing protein, whose translation MNAAELFGFTEQQISWFGLTFGLTAFMLYMLFIIGQIAYQSKAGLFGTFVLFLVLALGMLGFAVKLLIQWLLDI comes from the coding sequence GTGAACGCGGCCGAGTTGTTCGGCTTCACGGAGCAGCAGATCTCCTGGTTCGGCCTGACCTTCGGGCTGACCGCGTTCATGCTCTACATGCTGTTCATCATCGGCCAGATCGCCTACCAGTCGAAGGCCGGGCTGTTCGGCACCTTCGTGCTGTTCCTGGTGCTGGCGCTCGGCATGCTGGGCTTCGCGGTGAAGCTGTTGATCCAGTGGTTGCTGGATATTTGA
- a CDS encoding EF-hand domain-containing protein has protein sequence MSDMDELQETFAYFDDDGNGRIDRLEFKRLMEALGGDMPDDEMEVGFDFIDSDDDGAIEFNEFATWWMKR, from the coding sequence ATGAGCGACATGGACGAGCTGCAGGAAACTTTCGCGTACTTCGATGACGACGGCAACGGGCGCATCGACCGCCTCGAGTTCAAGCGGCTCATGGAGGCGCTCGGTGGCGACATGCCGGATGACGAGATGGAGGTCGGTTTCGACTTCATCGATTCGGACGATGACGGCGCCATCGAGTTCAACGAGTTCGCCACGTGGTGGATGAAACGCTGA
- a CDS encoding MgtC/SapB family protein, with translation MDGFELFYRLGAALALGLLVGLERGWHDRDREEGQRVAGIRTFALLGLLGGVAGLLSEPPQHVLLATSFAALAAVMIAAHVLSQRAVPDVGITGVIAALLTFSFGAMAVLDLTALALAGAVVTAALLGIKPMLHRRVERMQEKELFATLKLLLISVVVLPLLPDQGYGPWEALNPYRIWWMVVLIAAISYTGYFAMKLFGERKGIMATAAFAGLASSTALTVNFSRLARNKASSQDLLAAGILVAGATVFPRILIVTGIFNRELAFGLLWPILVVTVVNYGAAYVFWHRDRQGKTGDGIEIPNPFELRPALVFAVLLAIIMLLSRALSEQFGDAGIYLLAAVSGLADVDAITLSIASMTADTLSVAAGTLGVLIAAFVNTLVKVFLALGIGGRALGLRVGLATAAVLPAGLAAWALTA, from the coding sequence ATGGACGGCTTCGAGCTTTTTTACCGGCTCGGCGCGGCGCTCGCGCTGGGCTTGCTGGTCGGCCTGGAGCGCGGCTGGCATGACCGCGACCGGGAAGAAGGCCAGCGGGTCGCGGGCATTCGCACCTTCGCCCTGCTCGGCCTGCTCGGCGGCGTGGCGGGCTTGTTGTCCGAGCCCCCGCAGCACGTACTGCTTGCGACGAGCTTTGCTGCGTTGGCCGCGGTGATGATCGCAGCGCATGTCTTGAGCCAGCGTGCCGTGCCTGATGTCGGTATCACCGGCGTGATCGCCGCGTTGCTGACCTTCTCGTTCGGCGCCATGGCGGTGCTCGACCTGACGGCCCTGGCGCTGGCCGGGGCCGTGGTGACGGCGGCGCTGCTCGGGATCAAGCCGATGCTGCATCGCCGGGTAGAGCGCATGCAGGAGAAGGAGCTGTTCGCCACGCTCAAGCTGCTGCTGATTTCGGTCGTGGTGCTGCCGTTGTTGCCGGACCAGGGCTATGGACCGTGGGAGGCGCTCAACCCGTATCGCATCTGGTGGATGGTGGTGTTGATCGCGGCTATCTCGTACACCGGCTATTTCGCGATGAAGCTGTTCGGCGAACGCAAGGGGATCATGGCGACGGCTGCTTTCGCCGGGCTGGCCTCTTCGACGGCTTTGACGGTCAACTTCTCCCGCCTCGCGCGCAACAAGGCGAGCTCACAGGACCTGCTGGCGGCGGGGATCCTGGTGGCCGGGGCGACCGTGTTTCCGCGCATCCTCATCGTCACGGGCATTTTCAATCGCGAGCTGGCGTTCGGCCTGCTGTGGCCGATCCTCGTCGTGACGGTCGTGAATTACGGGGCGGCTTACGTGTTCTGGCATCGTGACCGACAGGGGAAGACCGGCGACGGCATCGAGATTCCCAACCCCTTCGAGCTGCGTCCCGCGCTCGTCTTCGCGGTGTTGCTGGCCATCATCATGCTGCTGTCGCGGGCGCTGTCCGAGCAGTTCGGCGACGCCGGGATCTACCTGCTGGCCGCGGTCTCCGGGCTGGCCGACGTGGACGCGATCACGCTGTCCATCGCCTCGATGACCGCCGACACATTGAGCGTGGCGGCGGGCACGCTGGGCGTGTTGATCGCCGCCTTCGTCAACACGCTCGTCAAGGTGTTCCTGGCGCTCGGCATCGGGGGCCGTGCCCTCGGCCTCCGCGTCGGCCTCGCCACCGCGGCGGTGCTGCCCGCCGGCCTGGCCGCCTGGGCGCTGACCGCCTGA
- a CDS encoding type II toxin-antitoxin system PrlF family antitoxin, producing the protein MATQFEAESTLTDRYQTTVPELVRRALKLGKRDKIHYTVRSGGEVVLSRASQADEDDPVLGKFLDFLAHDMAENPDRVGVVDAGLVARIEALVGGVEIDLDAELQEENE; encoded by the coding sequence ATGGCAACCCAATTCGAAGCAGAGTCCACGCTGACAGACCGTTACCAGACGACGGTGCCGGAACTCGTTCGCCGCGCATTGAAGCTCGGAAAGCGCGACAAGATTCACTACACGGTCCGATCGGGCGGCGAGGTGGTTCTAAGTCGGGCATCGCAGGCTGATGAAGACGATCCGGTGCTGGGGAAGTTCCTCGATTTCCTGGCGCACGACATGGCTGAAAATCCCGACCGTGTCGGGGTGGTGGATGCAGGCCTGGTCGCGCGTATCGAGGCACTGGTGGGCGGCGTTGAAATAGATCTCGATGCAGAACTGCAGGAAGAGAATGAGTGA
- a CDS encoding protein adenylyltransferase SelO, whose amino-acid sequence MFNFDTTYLDLPDRCYARLEPTPVARPELIAFNLDLARELGVDPDDWSADALATMFSGNAMPAGATPLAMAYAGHQFGSFVPQLGDGRALLLGEVVDRAGRRRDIQLKGAGITPFSRGGDGRAALGPVLREYLLSEAMHALGIPTTRALAAVLTGEPVMRDTALPGAVLTRVAASHVRVGTFQYFAARRDTEALQRLADHVIARHYPAAARAEAPSVALVEAVVDAQARLVARWLEVGFIHGVMNTDNMSVAGETIDYGPCAFMDAYAPGTVFSSIDRRGRYAYMNQPPIAAWNLARFAETLLPLVDADPEAAVARLTEVVSGFAGRFEHHWLAGMRAKLGLGTGRAEDAALVQGFLDLLQAAAADYTLSFRALCDAVEEPAAATEGELHRLLGDTPGYADWLEQWRARLDGEPRSGRGRATAMRAVNPLFIPRNHLVEGALAAALERSDFAPFERLLTVLGRPFDAQPDAADLAAAPPPSDTPYRTFCGT is encoded by the coding sequence ATGTTCAATTTCGACACGACCTATCTCGACCTCCCGGACCGTTGCTATGCGCGACTGGAACCGACCCCTGTCGCCCGGCCCGAGCTCATCGCGTTCAACCTGGATCTTGCCCGCGAGCTGGGGGTGGATCCCGATGACTGGTCGGCCGATGCGCTGGCGACCATGTTCTCGGGCAACGCCATGCCTGCGGGCGCGACGCCCCTCGCGATGGCGTATGCCGGGCACCAGTTCGGCAGCTTCGTGCCCCAGCTGGGCGACGGCCGCGCGCTGCTGCTGGGAGAAGTCGTCGATCGTGCCGGCCGGCGGCGCGACATCCAGTTGAAGGGCGCCGGCATCACGCCGTTCTCGCGTGGCGGGGACGGGCGCGCGGCGCTCGGGCCGGTGTTGCGCGAATACCTGCTCAGCGAAGCGATGCATGCGCTGGGCATTCCCACCACCCGCGCGCTGGCGGCGGTCCTGACGGGGGAACCGGTGATGCGCGACACGGCGTTGCCCGGCGCGGTGCTGACCCGCGTGGCGGCGAGCCATGTGCGCGTGGGCACCTTCCAGTATTTCGCTGCGCGGCGCGACACCGAGGCGTTGCAACGTCTCGCGGATCACGTCATCGCGCGGCATTACCCGGCGGCGGCGCGGGCCGAGGCGCCGAGCGTGGCGCTGGTCGAGGCGGTGGTCGATGCGCAGGCCCGGCTCGTCGCGCGCTGGCTCGAGGTCGGCTTCATTCACGGCGTCATGAACACGGACAACATGTCCGTCGCGGGCGAGACGATCGACTACGGGCCCTGCGCGTTCATGGACGCCTATGCGCCGGGCACGGTGTTCAGTTCGATCGATCGGCGTGGTCGCTATGCGTACATGAACCAGCCGCCGATCGCGGCGTGGAACCTGGCGCGTTTCGCGGAGACGCTGTTGCCGCTCGTCGACGCCGATCCCGAGGCCGCGGTCGCGCGGCTCACCGAGGTCGTGTCCGGCTTCGCGGGGCGTTTCGAGCACCATTGGCTGGCGGGGATGCGCGCGAAGCTGGGGCTCGGGACGGGGCGGGCGGAGGATGCGGCGCTCGTGCAGGGGTTTCTCGACCTGCTGCAGGCGGCCGCGGCGGATTACACGCTGTCTTTTCGTGCGCTGTGCGATGCGGTGGAAGAGCCGGCGGCGGCCACGGAGGGCGAGTTGCACCGGTTGTTGGGAGACACGCCGGGTTATGCGGACTGGCTGGAGCAGTGGCGGGCGCGCCTCGACGGGGAGCCGCGCTCGGGGCGGGGGCGGGCGACCGCGATGCGGGCGGTCAATCCGCTGTTCATTCCGCGCAACCACCTGGTCGAGGGCGCGCTGGCCGCCGCGCTCGAGCGGTCGGATTTCGCGCCCTTCGAGCGACTGTTGACGGTGCTGGGGCGGCCCTTCGACGCGCAGCCTGACGCCGCCGACCTCGCGGCCGCGCCGCCGCCTTCGGATACGCCTTACCGGACCTTCTGCGGCACCTGA
- a CDS encoding TspO/MBR family protein: MSRTPITQALGLVFWLVLAYITAAIGAIASVNAPEFYGQLVQPTWGPPAWVFGPVWTTLFTMMGVAAWLVWRAAPLEATRGTLVLFVVHLAVNALWSWLFFAWNLGGWAFAEVLVLWALILATIVAFWRFSRIAGLLLVPYLAWVSFAAVLNFWLWRENPGLLG; encoded by the coding sequence ATGTCTCGCACCCCCATCACCCAGGCCCTCGGCCTCGTCTTCTGGCTCGTCCTTGCGTACATCACGGCCGCGATCGGCGCCATCGCCTCGGTCAACGCGCCGGAGTTCTATGGCCAGCTGGTCCAGCCGACCTGGGGTCCGCCGGCGTGGGTGTTCGGCCCGGTCTGGACCACGCTGTTCACGATGATGGGTGTGGCTGCGTGGCTGGTCTGGCGCGCGGCGCCGCTGGAGGCGACGCGCGGGACGCTCGTGCTGTTCGTCGTGCACCTGGCGGTCAATGCGCTGTGGAGCTGGCTGTTCTTCGCCTGGAATCTCGGCGGCTGGGCTTTCGCCGAGGTGCTCGTGCTGTGGGCGCTGATCCTCGCGACGATCGTCGCGTTCTGGCGCTTCAGCCGGATCGCCGGGTTGCTGCTGGTGCCCTACCTTGCGTGGGTGAGCTTTGCCGCTGTGCTGAACTTCTGGTTGTGGCGGGAGAATCCGGGGCTGCTGGGTTAG
- a CDS encoding DUF2189 domain-containing protein: MNPQFQQALGVRRLTLGHPVRWLRAGWADFLCTWPVGLAHGAAVVSFALLVLLVAGNDFWLLAGAFSGFLLVAPVIAVGLYAISRELEAGRPGGFRTVYDAWMSWRGRPRHDWRLVIFGCLLALAGTGWVMTSAALITALSPEPINSPVDFLRHVVASREHYLFELWMMLGGVLAAPVFASSVITLPLLLDRQVTVLEAVTASWLVVIRNPAVMALWAGMLAGLSVAGLAVALVGSLVVVPLLGHASWHAYTDAVDAGALPERVRGAP, translated from the coding sequence ATGAACCCACAGTTCCAACAAGCGCTCGGCGTCCGCCGCCTGACCCTGGGGCATCCCGTGCGCTGGCTGCGGGCCGGCTGGGCCGACTTCCTGTGCACCTGGCCGGTCGGCCTCGCGCATGGCGCGGCGGTGGTGTCGTTCGCGCTGCTCGTGCTGCTCGTCGCGGGCAATGATTTCTGGTTGCTGGCCGGGGCGTTCAGCGGCTTCCTGCTGGTGGCGCCGGTGATCGCGGTCGGTCTTTATGCCATCAGCCGCGAGCTCGAGGCGGGGCGGCCGGGCGGCTTTCGTACCGTGTACGACGCCTGGATGAGCTGGCGCGGGCGGCCGCGGCACGACTGGCGGCTGGTGATCTTCGGTTGCCTGCTGGCGCTGGCGGGCACCGGCTGGGTGATGACCTCCGCGGCGCTGATCACGGCGCTGTCGCCCGAGCCGATCAACAGCCCGGTGGACTTCCTGCGGCATGTCGTCGCCTCGCGGGAGCATTACCTGTTCGAGCTGTGGATGATGCTCGGCGGGGTGCTGGCCGCGCCGGTGTTCGCGTCGAGCGTGATCACCTTGCCGTTGCTGCTGGATCGCCAGGTCACGGTGCTGGAGGCGGTGACGGCGAGCTGGCTGGTGGTGATCAGGAACCCGGCGGTCATGGCGCTGTGGGCCGGGATGCTGGCCGGGCTGTCGGTGGCCGGGCTGGCGGTGGCGCTGGTCGGGAGCCTGGTGGTGGTGCCGTTGTTGGGGCACGCCAGCTGGCATGCCTATACGGACGCGGTGGATGCGGGCGCGCTGCCGGAGCGGGTGCGGGGTGCGCCGTGA
- a CDS encoding NYN domain-containing protein, with protein MSARSKAFLQAERFFLIVDGHNVLYALRGVFVEHWVDGRPRSEAREALATRLSAAFDRPGAAVRLYFDGSEASTERRSDTLEVIYSGGVGEGRADQAILDDIKRESRAGILDPLGLVTSDLKLARLAERRGVTIIAPEDVLPWLSAAAATEEGIPP; from the coding sequence GTGAGCGCGCGGTCGAAGGCATTCCTTCAAGCGGAGCGCTTCTTCTTGATCGTGGACGGCCACAACGTGCTGTACGCGCTGCGGGGGGTGTTCGTCGAGCACTGGGTGGACGGCCGGCCGCGCTCGGAGGCGCGCGAGGCCCTCGCCACGCGCCTGTCGGCCGCCTTCGATCGGCCCGGCGCAGCGGTGCGGCTATACTTCGACGGGAGCGAGGCGAGTACCGAGCGTCGCTCGGACACGTTGGAAGTGATCTACTCCGGCGGCGTCGGGGAGGGTCGCGCGGACCAGGCGATTCTCGACGACATCAAGCGCGAGTCGCGGGCCGGGATCTTGGATCCGCTGGGGCTGGTGACGAGCGACCTGAAGCTGGCGCGCCTGGCCGAGCGGCGCGGCGTCACGATCATCGCGCCGGAAGACGTCTTGCCGTGGTTGTCGGCCGCGGCCGCAACCGAGGAGGGCATTCCGCCATGA
- a CDS encoding type II toxin-antitoxin system YhaV family toxin, translating into MSKPRAAGVAVNGWALFAHPLFLDQLESLAREVDDLRHRDPTGYTRRNAAKRLAAIARLAFEIIPQDPSRSEYRQGQALGAEHKHWFRAKFYQQYRLFFRYQAKARVIVYAWVNDEGTRRACGSADDAYRVFRKMLQGGNPPDNWDQLLLQAKAQAHRMRRLAPR; encoded by the coding sequence GTGAGCAAGCCGCGTGCGGCCGGCGTGGCCGTCAACGGCTGGGCGCTTTTCGCGCATCCGCTGTTTCTTGACCAGCTGGAGTCTCTCGCGCGCGAAGTAGACGATCTTAGGCATAGGGATCCGACAGGCTATACCCGGAGGAACGCCGCCAAACGACTTGCGGCGATTGCCCGTCTGGCGTTCGAGATCATTCCCCAGGATCCCTCGCGGTCCGAATACCGTCAGGGCCAGGCGCTGGGCGCCGAGCACAAGCACTGGTTCCGCGCGAAGTTCTACCAGCAATATCGCCTATTCTTTCGTTACCAGGCCAAGGCCAGGGTGATCGTCTATGCATGGGTCAACGACGAAGGCACACGACGCGCATGCGGTAGCGCCGACGACGCATACCGGGTGTTCCGCAAGATGCTGCAGGGCGGGAACCCGCCAGATAACTGGGACCAGCTACTTCTTCAAGCGAAGGCGCAAGCCCACAGGATGCGACGCCTCGCGCCGCGATAG
- a CDS encoding DUF456 domain-containing protein yields MTALLLVLAGLLVIAGLVGMVSPALPGPLLLFAGLWMAAWAEGFAHVGAGTVIALGVMAALAMILDSVAGAFGARRYGASGRAMLGAALGGIVGIFFGLPGLLLGPFIGALLGELSLRRDLPTASRAGWGATVGMLLGIAAKMALGIAMLGLFVMMRLF; encoded by the coding sequence GTGACCGCACTGCTCCTGGTCCTCGCCGGGCTCCTGGTCATCGCCGGCCTGGTGGGGATGGTGTCGCCGGCCCTCCCGGGCCCGTTGCTCCTGTTCGCCGGCCTGTGGATGGCGGCCTGGGCGGAAGGTTTCGCCCACGTGGGCGCCGGCACAGTGATCGCCCTCGGCGTCATGGCGGCGCTCGCGATGATCCTGGATTCGGTCGCCGGGGCTTTCGGCGCGCGCCGTTACGGCGCCTCGGGCCGCGCCATGCTCGGCGCCGCGCTCGGCGGCATCGTGGGCATCTTCTTCGGCCTGCCGGGACTCTTGCTCGGCCCCTTCATCGGCGCGCTGCTCGGCGAGCTGTCGCTGCGGCGCGACCTGCCGACGGCGAGTCGCGCCGGCTGGGGCGCCACGGTCGGAATGCTGCTCGGGATCGCCGCCAAGATGGCGCTGGGGATCGCGATGCTCGGCCTGTTCGTGATGATGCGACTGTTCTAG